The following are from one region of the Stigmatella ashevillena genome:
- a CDS encoding penicillin-binding protein, with the protein MRDLKASRAVEPNARWLKLRVSLLGGLFLALLAVAFGRAVFLQVYERDKLRGMAQDQYVRQIEIPARRGDIFDRRGAPLAQSVEVDSIWIDPSMLEDVRKASRALAKALKLDAEDLHARLTRGKRFAWVKRQAKPQEVEAVKALGLPGLGFMKEPKRFYPQRELAAQVVGVVGTDGRGLEGLELGFDDELSGQNSRLSGFRDAKGRKLLVQGGTLDPMERQGAAVTLTLDRHLQYVAEKALTRAAEESKAVGGMAVVLDPKTGELLALANYPRFNPNTPDQLDRSTLRNRAALDTFEPGSTMKSFVIASALETRAIKTDELFYCENGSWRIGRHTINDTHPNGWLTAQGILQNSSNICMAKVAQALGREKLVRAYQDFGFAARTGLALPGESKGVIPFPKAEVALATQSFGQGMTATAVQIAAAYGALANDGVLMRPYLVSKVVDPDGVVLLENRPLEVRRVVSSQTARRVVGMLESVVTKEGSAVRAAMEEYRVAGKTGTAQKADPVARGYSDKRIASFAGVVPAENPRAVILVVVDEPKTDVYGGRVAAPAFKEIATAAMAHLAVPPSRTVTPAVAEAPVAPPVAVKSPLNSKPLPERPAVAEQEGPEEGTVRVPDVQGQAGREAVVKLLAAALEPQLLGSGRVVSQTPAAGSLVEKGARVTLDLAMRP; encoded by the coding sequence GTGAGAGATCTGAAGGCCTCGCGGGCCGTGGAGCCCAACGCGCGCTGGCTCAAGCTGCGCGTCTCGCTGCTGGGAGGGCTGTTCCTGGCCCTGCTCGCGGTGGCCTTCGGCCGCGCGGTCTTCTTGCAGGTCTACGAGCGCGACAAGCTGCGCGGCATGGCGCAGGACCAGTATGTCCGCCAGATTGAAATCCCGGCGCGGCGCGGAGACATCTTCGATCGGCGCGGCGCGCCCCTGGCCCAGAGCGTGGAGGTGGACTCCATCTGGATCGATCCGTCGATGCTGGAGGACGTGCGCAAGGCCTCGCGCGCGCTGGCCAAGGCGCTGAAGCTGGATGCCGAGGACCTTCACGCCCGGCTGACGCGGGGCAAGCGCTTCGCCTGGGTGAAGCGTCAGGCGAAACCCCAAGAGGTGGAAGCCGTGAAGGCCCTGGGGCTGCCGGGGCTGGGCTTCATGAAGGAGCCCAAGCGCTTCTATCCGCAGCGCGAACTGGCGGCGCAGGTGGTGGGCGTGGTGGGGACGGACGGGCGGGGCCTCGAGGGGCTGGAGCTGGGCTTCGACGATGAGCTGTCGGGCCAGAACTCGCGCCTGTCCGGCTTCCGGGATGCCAAGGGGCGCAAGCTGCTCGTGCAGGGCGGCACGTTGGATCCCATGGAGCGCCAGGGCGCCGCCGTCACGCTGACGCTGGACCGCCACCTCCAATATGTGGCGGAGAAGGCGCTGACCCGGGCCGCGGAAGAGTCCAAGGCCGTGGGGGGCATGGCGGTGGTGCTGGACCCGAAGACGGGGGAACTGCTGGCGCTGGCCAACTACCCGCGCTTCAACCCCAATACCCCCGATCAGCTGGATCGCTCCACGCTGCGCAACCGGGCCGCATTGGACACCTTCGAGCCCGGCTCGACGATGAAGTCCTTTGTCATCGCCTCCGCGCTGGAGACCCGTGCCATCAAGACGGACGAGCTCTTCTATTGCGAGAACGGCTCCTGGCGCATCGGCCGACACACCATCAACGACACCCACCCGAACGGCTGGCTCACCGCCCAGGGCATCCTCCAGAACTCCTCCAACATCTGCATGGCCAAGGTGGCGCAGGCGCTGGGGCGTGAGAAGTTGGTGCGCGCCTACCAGGACTTCGGCTTCGCGGCGCGCACGGGCCTGGCGCTGCCCGGCGAGAGCAAGGGCGTCATCCCCTTTCCCAAGGCCGAGGTGGCCCTGGCGACCCAGTCCTTCGGCCAGGGCATGACGGCCACCGCGGTGCAAATCGCCGCCGCCTACGGGGCCCTGGCCAATGACGGGGTGCTGATGCGGCCCTACCTGGTCTCCAAGGTGGTGGACCCCGATGGCGTGGTGCTGCTGGAGAACCGGCCCCTGGAAGTACGCCGCGTTGTGTCATCCCAGACGGCCCGGCGCGTGGTGGGCATGCTCGAAAGCGTGGTCACCAAGGAAGGGTCCGCCGTCCGGGCGGCCATGGAAGAATACCGGGTCGCCGGAAAGACGGGCACCGCCCAGAAGGCGGACCCGGTGGCCCGGGGGTACTCAGACAAGCGCATTGCTTCCTTTGCCGGCGTGGTGCCGGCCGAGAATCCTCGCGCCGTCATACTCGTAGTGGTGGACGAGCCGAAGACGGACGTGTACGGGGGACGCGTGGCTGCCCCCGCCTTCAAGGAAATCGCAACCGCCGCCATGGCGCACCTGGCCGTGCCGCCATCGCGCACGGTCACGCCTGCGGTTGCGGAGGCACCGGTCGCGCCCCCGGTGGCGGTCAAATCCCCTCTGAACTCCAAGCCTCTTCCCGAGCGGCCCGCCGTGGCCGAACAGGAAGGGCCGGAGGAAGGCACGGTGCGTGTACCGGACGTGCAGGGGCAGGCAGGGCGCGAGGCCGTGGTGAAACTGCTCGCCGCGGCGCTGGAGCCACAACTGTTGGGCAGTGGACGCGTGGTATCGCAAACCCCCGCCGCCGGTTCGCTGGTGGAGAAGGGGGCACGGGTGACGCTGGATCTGGCGATGCGGCCCTAA
- the ftsL gene encoding cell division protein FtsL, which yields MSPVNFRNGASVGRVLLHLLPAVFLFALFAAVGILHVTSRVMVVDMGYRLSREESEGRTLTRENDRLKLELATLRAPSRLERVAREQLGMAMPSGSAVVALSPELPGPRRTGARAEARTAPGLRVAERGDAR from the coding sequence ATGAGTCCGGTGAATTTCCGCAACGGGGCCTCGGTGGGCCGGGTGCTCTTGCACCTGCTTCCCGCGGTGTTCCTCTTCGCCCTGTTCGCCGCCGTGGGCATCCTCCACGTGACGAGCCGGGTGATGGTGGTGGACATGGGCTACCGCCTGTCCCGAGAGGAATCCGAGGGGCGCACCCTGACGCGGGAGAATGACCGGCTGAAGCTGGAGCTGGCCACGCTCCGGGCGCCGTCGCGGCTCGAGCGGGTGGCGCGGGAGCAACTGGGCATGGCGATGCCCTCGGGGTCGGCGGTGGTGGCGCTTTCGCCCGAACTGCCGGGCCCCCGCCGCACGGGAGCGCGCGCCGAGGCTCGGACGGCTCCGGGCCTGCGCGTGGCCGAGCGGGGGGATGCGCGGTGA
- the rsmH gene encoding 16S rRNA (cytosine(1402)-N(4))-methyltransferase RsmH produces MAFSHQTVLLEEAVQLLQPGVGKVILDGTLGGGGHTEALLSRGATVIGVDRDPVALAAATARLSGHAQFQARAGNFGELPRVAADLLPVDGVLVDLGVSSPQLDVAERGFSFNHDGPLDMRMGPEGRTAAELIAQEEERELARIIYELGEESFSRPIARELKRALPTRTLEAAEVVKRAVPRKAWPKRIHVATKTFQALRMAVNGELEALDALLGSLPRLLKVGGRAAVIAFHSLEDRKVKEAFRNLVGACRCPPGLPVCVCSGPGDFAPLTKKAISASEQEVALNPRSRSAHLRAVEKIR; encoded by the coding sequence TTGGCCTTCAGCCATCAGACCGTTCTCCTGGAGGAGGCGGTGCAACTGCTGCAACCGGGAGTGGGGAAGGTGATCCTCGATGGAACACTGGGAGGCGGTGGCCACACGGAAGCGCTCCTGTCCCGGGGCGCCACGGTGATTGGCGTCGACCGGGATCCGGTGGCGCTCGCCGCCGCCACGGCGCGCCTGAGCGGCCATGCCCAGTTCCAGGCCCGTGCGGGCAACTTCGGGGAGCTGCCCCGGGTGGCGGCGGACCTGCTGCCGGTGGATGGCGTGCTGGTGGACTTGGGGGTGTCCTCGCCCCAACTCGACGTGGCCGAGCGCGGCTTCTCCTTCAACCATGACGGGCCGCTGGACATGCGGATGGGCCCCGAGGGGCGCACCGCGGCGGAGTTGATCGCCCAAGAGGAGGAGCGTGAGCTGGCGCGCATCATCTATGAGCTGGGCGAGGAGTCCTTCTCCCGGCCCATCGCTCGGGAGCTCAAGCGGGCCCTGCCCACGCGCACGCTGGAGGCCGCCGAGGTCGTCAAGCGCGCGGTGCCGCGCAAGGCCTGGCCCAAGCGCATCCACGTGGCGACGAAGACGTTCCAGGCCCTGCGCATGGCGGTCAACGGAGAGCTGGAGGCGCTCGATGCCCTGCTGGGCTCGCTGCCGAGGCTGCTCAAGGTGGGCGGGCGCGCGGCCGTCATCGCGTTCCACTCGCTGGAGGACCGCAAGGTGAAGGAGGCGTTCCGCAACCTCGTGGGCGCCTGCCGGTGCCCTCCGGGCTTGCCGGTGTGCGTCTGCAGTGGCCCGGGGGATTTCGCCCCGCTGACGAAGAAGGCCATTTCCGCCTCGGAGCAAGAGGTGGCGCTCAACCCCCGCTCTCGCAGCGCGCACCTGCGCGCGGTGGAGAAGATTCGATGA
- a CDS encoding STAS domain-containing protein encodes MNWASESRQSIPAAAASARVETLCLEGELSERDLHAVSEDLFRRLQRGLRQAVIDFSEVAHLDYRGVKALVARAEGFRRAGGDIKLSGLSPYLAAILRAAGAHGAFEVYPHMNDARAAFALARAPFV; translated from the coding sequence ATGAACTGGGCATCGGAGTCGAGGCAGTCCATTCCGGCGGCGGCAGCGAGCGCCCGCGTGGAGACGCTGTGCCTGGAAGGGGAGCTGAGCGAGCGGGATCTGCACGCGGTGAGCGAGGATCTGTTCCGCCGCCTTCAGCGGGGACTGCGCCAGGCGGTGATCGACTTCAGCGAGGTGGCCCACCTGGACTACCGCGGCGTGAAGGCGCTGGTGGCGCGCGCCGAAGGGTTTCGCCGGGCCGGTGGGGACATCAAGCTGTCCGGTCTGTCGCCGTACCTGGCCGCCATCCTGCGCGCGGCGGGGGCTCACGGCGCGTTCGAAGTGTACCCGCATATGAATGATGCCCGTGCCGCGTTCGCGCTCGCGCGGGCTCCTTTCGTCTAA
- the mraZ gene encoding division/cell wall cluster transcriptional repressor MraZ, whose product MFRGVYEHQIDAKGRTSLPARLRETLVGAYDERLILTTALDPCLHAYPVREWEALETALGRRSPMEPGVKTLMRLYVASAQECPLDKLGRILIPPSLRAHAKLEKDMVWVGMVKVIELWSREGWAKAQEEARAAADSADVARVLAELRQ is encoded by the coding sequence GTGTTCCGTGGCGTCTATGAGCACCAGATTGACGCAAAGGGGCGGACGAGCCTCCCGGCGAGGCTCCGCGAAACGCTGGTGGGCGCCTACGACGAGCGGCTCATCCTCACCACGGCGTTGGACCCCTGCCTGCACGCGTACCCGGTGCGCGAGTGGGAAGCGCTGGAGACAGCGCTGGGTCGGCGCAGCCCGATGGAGCCAGGGGTGAAGACGCTGATGCGGCTCTACGTGGCCAGCGCGCAGGAGTGTCCGCTCGACAAGCTCGGGCGGATCCTCATCCCGCCGTCGCTGCGCGCCCACGCGAAGCTGGAGAAGGACATGGTGTGGGTGGGGATGGTGAAGGTCATCGAGCTGTGGAGCCGCGAGGGATGGGCGAAGGCACAGGAAGAGGCGCGGGCCGCGGCGGACTCGGCCGATGTGGCGCGCGTGCTCGCGGAGCTGAGGCAGTAG
- a CDS encoding PilZ domain-containing protein has translation MQNSPENESSVRLKVSYKTPEALIDEYTRSVGQGSVTLETRRSLTRGTRFVFEMQAEGVERPVEVVGEVVHVTPRPGGRYHLTVRYGMSTDRIGLDAVLQRIFAQEQEKLRRYPRIPLNVRAIESTPFSPAFYVRDISRGGVGMEVDAAALPPMVRVGAPFLLEMELAPGPLLLPGEVVWTSTAFRAHSPVTPIFGVHFKDLPQETAEKLEALVTLEALPPGPWWARVSFGQEALSKLT, from the coding sequence ATGCAGAACTCTCCGGAGAATGAGTCCAGTGTCCGCCTCAAGGTGTCCTACAAGACGCCCGAGGCCCTCATTGACGAGTACACCCGGAGCGTCGGCCAGGGGAGTGTGACCCTGGAGACACGGCGCAGCCTGACGCGAGGCACGCGCTTCGTCTTCGAGATGCAGGCCGAAGGGGTGGAACGTCCCGTGGAGGTGGTGGGCGAGGTGGTGCACGTGACGCCCCGGCCCGGCGGCCGCTACCACCTCACCGTGCGCTACGGCATGAGCACGGACCGGATCGGTCTTGACGCGGTGCTGCAACGCATCTTCGCCCAGGAGCAGGAGAAGCTGCGGCGCTACCCGCGCATCCCGCTCAATGTGCGCGCCATCGAGTCCACGCCCTTCTCCCCTGCCTTCTATGTGAGGGACATCTCCCGCGGGGGTGTCGGCATGGAGGTGGATGCCGCCGCGCTGCCCCCCATGGTGCGGGTGGGGGCGCCCTTCCTGCTGGAAATGGAACTGGCGCCCGGTCCCCTGCTGCTGCCCGGCGAAGTGGTTTGGACTTCAACGGCCTTCCGGGCCCATTCGCCGGTCACCCCCATCTTCGGCGTCCACTTCAAGGACTTGCCGCAGGAGACCGCGGAGAAGCTGGAGGCGCTGGTGACGCTGGAGGCGCTGCCCCCCGGCCCGTGGTGGGCCCGGGTCAGCTTCGGGCAGGAAGCCCTGTCCAAGCTCACTTGA
- a CDS encoding phosphatase domain-containing protein: MNSSRLLVIALLLVSVTASAGPAVLLYPALGRADGVLLQGRVLKEAPTAGSSVLSRNLRRLTAPTWQGARVEVSFLGATATVTSGSEGHFEVNLPPAPGTTFPAGLNLARAQVGDVDTLARVEIVAEATPFLVISDFDDTLAVSHVIRPTKLMESALLRDSDSQEVVPGMADFYGCLRAPAAPAFALVSGSPVQYVPRVAAFLGRHRFPSFALYLRNLGPGTLSNYKQPAIRRLLSQFSQPVVLVGDSGEKDPEIYAQIREEFPGRVKAIYIREAGRTEDASRFQDMLLFREARDAAEHAVKGGLADEACVREAFSPVSPTAGSPLP, translated from the coding sequence TTGAATTCCAGCCGCCTTCTTGTCATCGCCCTGCTTCTGGTCTCCGTCACCGCGTCCGCGGGCCCCGCGGTGCTGCTCTATCCGGCCCTGGGCCGGGCCGATGGGGTGTTGCTCCAGGGGCGGGTCTTGAAGGAGGCGCCCACGGCGGGAAGCTCCGTCCTGTCGCGCAACCTGCGTCGGCTCACCGCGCCCACGTGGCAGGGGGCGCGGGTGGAGGTGTCCTTTCTGGGCGCCACCGCCACCGTGACGAGCGGGAGTGAGGGGCACTTCGAGGTGAACCTGCCGCCTGCGCCAGGGACCACTTTCCCCGCGGGGCTCAACCTGGCGCGGGCCCAGGTCGGGGACGTGGACACCCTCGCGCGGGTGGAGATCGTGGCGGAGGCCACCCCTTTTCTCGTCATCTCGGACTTCGATGACACGTTGGCGGTGAGTCATGTCATCCGGCCGACGAAGCTGATGGAGTCGGCCCTGTTGCGCGACTCGGACTCGCAGGAGGTGGTGCCCGGCATGGCGGACTTCTATGGCTGCCTCCGGGCCCCGGCGGCGCCGGCCTTTGCCCTGGTGAGCGGCTCTCCTGTCCAGTACGTGCCCCGGGTGGCGGCTTTTCTGGGGCGCCACCGGTTCCCCTCGTTCGCGCTGTACTTGAGGAACCTCGGGCCGGGCACGCTCTCCAACTACAAGCAGCCGGCGATCCGCCGGTTGCTGAGCCAGTTTTCCCAGCCGGTGGTGCTGGTGGGGGACTCCGGTGAGAAGGATCCGGAGATCTACGCGCAGATCCGCGAGGAGTTCCCGGGGCGCGTGAAGGCCATCTACATTCGCGAGGCGGGGCGGACCGAGGACGCCAGCCGGTTCCAGGACATGCTCCTCTTTCGGGAGGCCCGCGACGCGGCCGAGCATGCGGTGAAGGGAGGGCTGGCCGACGAGGCCTGCGTCCGCGAGGCCTTTTCCCCGGTGTCGCCCACCGCTGGGAGCCCCCTTCCATGA
- a CDS encoding CarD family transcriptional regulator, giving the protein MPEGLQLSVGDRVVYPNQGVCLISAIEVKEVAGQKLTFVTMRREEDGAVVMVPQAKVQAIGVRKVAGPAEVEQIYAFLRSDSDKADLDWKQRARTNLDRMTQGGILGLAEVVKGLQVLSELRPLPTKERELYDNARHLLVTEVAAALSIPEVNAEDSIDIVLFPPGKERPKRTVAEFKVRGEDDEDLGLDGDLLGLDSELDLPAEEEEAPAEEEATEESSGDEDEEATPKKAPAAAEEGADGEQPKRKRGRPPKPKPEGEAAEPAAPKKRGRPPKPKPEGETAEPAAPKKRGRPPKKKPEGETE; this is encoded by the coding sequence ATGCCAGAAGGACTCCAGCTCTCCGTCGGTGATCGAGTGGTGTACCCCAACCAGGGGGTGTGCCTGATCTCGGCCATCGAAGTGAAAGAGGTGGCCGGACAGAAGCTCACGTTCGTCACCATGCGTCGGGAAGAAGACGGCGCGGTGGTGATGGTTCCGCAGGCCAAGGTCCAGGCCATCGGCGTGCGCAAGGTGGCTGGCCCCGCCGAGGTCGAGCAGATCTACGCCTTCCTCCGATCGGACAGTGACAAGGCCGATCTGGACTGGAAGCAGCGCGCCCGCACCAACCTGGACCGGATGACGCAGGGCGGCATCCTGGGTCTGGCCGAGGTGGTGAAGGGCCTCCAGGTGCTCAGCGAGCTGAGGCCGCTGCCCACCAAGGAGCGCGAGCTCTACGACAACGCCCGGCACCTGCTGGTCACCGAGGTGGCCGCCGCGCTGAGCATTCCCGAGGTCAACGCCGAGGACTCCATCGACATCGTCCTCTTCCCGCCGGGCAAGGAACGCCCCAAGCGCACCGTGGCGGAGTTCAAGGTGCGCGGCGAGGACGACGAGGATCTCGGGCTGGATGGAGATCTGCTGGGGCTCGACAGCGAGTTGGACTTGCCCGCCGAGGAGGAAGAAGCCCCTGCCGAGGAGGAGGCCACCGAGGAGTCCTCCGGAGACGAGGACGAGGAGGCCACCCCCAAGAAGGCCCCCGCCGCCGCGGAGGAAGGCGCGGACGGAGAGCAGCCCAAGCGCAAGCGGGGCCGTCCCCCCAAGCCCAAGCCAGAGGGCGAAGCCGCCGAGCCCGCGGCCCCCAAGAAGCGGGGGCGCCCGCCCAAGCCCAAGCCGGAGGGCGAAACCGCCGAGCCCGCGGCCCCCAAGAAGCGGGGACGCCCGCCCAAGAAGAAGCCCGAGGGTGAGACCGAGTAG
- a CDS encoding ArnT family glycosyltransferase, with amino-acid sequence MLGRAPTRDERRLAWALWLLAFVALLLAERAVGFVRDEGIYFAASESYANWFRLLFRDPATALTDAAIVRAYDINHEHPVLMKQLFGLSRLLFHEGLGWLRPATAIRLPALVLAASIPPLLFLLGSALYGRAAGLFAALSFLLIPRHAFNAELACFDIPVVAMWLLVVYAFWRALEDGRWGLGCGLLFGLALATKHNALFLPFVLTPFALWRAWKESAALAEAREGLWRFVGLFAAVALLYGLLFVAQGPEGFQRKFLLLSPHVLLFVGLGAGAAWVLQGLFRSSVPTARALLPIATLAMFGPVLFYLHWPYLWHHPVERTAWYLAFHARHEHYPWFYLGQLLRAPPFPLEYVLVKTALTVPTSLLLPMVTGWLTVVGRGLLSLSSRTRSWVQRPSTSEALVAVNAVASILIISHPQVPHFGGVKHWIPSMAFLGLLSGAAVVRGCTALLERLRTRRPTLPSWTVEAPVFALLMLPALLGLVRVFPYGTAFYSELAGGVPGAASLGMQRQFWSSHVTGVLPWINAHAKPHARVYFHEVTGYSVHDYQRNGMLRQDIQPVWSPSEADLVAYQYHQEFRHQELEIWQAFGTKTPVTGLYVDETPQIIVYQRPGT; translated from the coding sequence ATGTTGGGACGGGCTCCCACGCGGGACGAGCGGCGCCTGGCCTGGGCCCTGTGGCTCCTGGCCTTCGTGGCCCTGTTGCTCGCCGAGCGCGCGGTGGGCTTCGTGCGGGACGAGGGCATCTACTTCGCCGCCTCGGAGAGCTACGCGAACTGGTTCCGCCTGCTCTTCCGCGACCCCGCCACGGCACTCACGGACGCGGCCATCGTCCGGGCGTACGACATCAACCACGAGCACCCGGTGCTCATGAAGCAGCTCTTCGGGCTGTCACGACTGCTCTTCCACGAGGGGCTGGGGTGGCTGCGGCCCGCCACCGCCATCCGCCTGCCGGCCCTGGTCCTGGCGGCGTCGATCCCCCCGCTCCTGTTCTTGCTGGGCAGCGCCCTCTACGGGCGCGCCGCGGGACTCTTCGCCGCCCTCTCCTTCCTGCTCATTCCCCGCCACGCCTTCAACGCGGAGCTGGCCTGCTTCGACATCCCCGTGGTGGCGATGTGGCTGCTCGTGGTCTACGCCTTCTGGCGGGCCCTGGAGGACGGGCGCTGGGGCCTCGGGTGCGGGCTGCTCTTCGGATTGGCGCTCGCCACCAAGCACAACGCGCTCTTCCTGCCCTTCGTCCTCACCCCCTTTGCGCTCTGGCGCGCGTGGAAGGAGAGCGCGGCGCTCGCGGAGGCCCGCGAGGGGCTCTGGCGCTTCGTGGGGCTGTTCGCGGCGGTGGCGCTGCTCTATGGGCTGCTCTTCGTGGCGCAGGGGCCCGAGGGGTTCCAGCGGAAGTTCCTGCTCCTGAGCCCGCACGTGCTGCTCTTCGTGGGGCTGGGCGCGGGGGCGGCCTGGGTGCTTCAGGGGCTGTTTCGCTCCAGCGTCCCCACGGCCCGGGCGCTGCTGCCCATCGCCACCCTGGCGATGTTCGGCCCGGTGCTCTTCTACCTGCACTGGCCCTACCTCTGGCACCACCCGGTGGAGCGGACCGCCTGGTACCTGGCCTTCCACGCCCGGCACGAGCACTACCCGTGGTTCTACTTAGGCCAGCTCCTCCGGGCGCCACCCTTCCCCCTCGAATACGTGCTGGTGAAGACGGCGCTCACAGTGCCCACGAGCCTCTTGCTCCCCATGGTGACAGGCTGGCTCACGGTGGTGGGCCGCGGCCTGCTGAGCCTGTCCTCCCGCACGCGGAGCTGGGTGCAGCGGCCGTCCACCTCCGAAGCCCTGGTGGCCGTCAACGCGGTGGCCTCCATCCTCATCATCAGCCACCCCCAGGTGCCGCACTTTGGCGGGGTGAAGCACTGGATTCCCTCCATGGCGTTCCTGGGTCTCCTGTCGGGGGCCGCGGTGGTGCGCGGCTGCACCGCCTTGCTCGAGCGGCTCCGGACGCGGCGCCCCACCTTGCCCTCCTGGACCGTCGAAGCCCCCGTGTTCGCCCTGCTCATGCTCCCAGCCCTGCTGGGGCTCGTCCGGGTCTTCCCCTACGGCACGGCCTTCTACTCGGAGCTGGCAGGGGGCGTGCCCGGGGCGGCCTCCCTGGGCATGCAGCGGCAGTTCTGGTCCAGCCATGTGACGGGCGTGCTGCCGTGGATCAACGCCCACGCCAAGCCCCACGCGCGCGTCTACTTCCACGAGGTGACGGGCTACTCGGTCCACGACTACCAGCGCAACGGCATGCTGCGGCAGGACATCCAGCCGGTGTGGAGCCCCTCCGAGGCAGACCTCGTCGCCTACCAGTACCACCAGGAGTTCCGCCACCAGGAGCTGGAGATCTGGCAGGCCTTCGGAACGAAGACGCCCGTGACGGGGCTCTACGTGGACGAGACACCGCAAATCATCGTCTACCAGCGCCCGGGCACGTGA
- the ahcY gene encoding adenosylhomocysteinase, whose amino-acid sequence MRVVTDKKFTDYKVADIALADWGRKEIAIAETEMPGLMAIRDEFAKTQPLKGARIAGSLHMTIQTAVLIQTLEAIGAEVRWASCNIFSTQDHAASAIAASGTPVFAYKGETLEEYWDYTHRIFEWADGGAPNMILDDGGDATLLVHLGAQAEKDPSVLTNPSSEEETVLFAAIKKRLETKPGWYSKVAQSILGVTEETTTGVHRLYQMAKEGRLKFPAINVNDSVTKSKFDNVYGCRESLVDGIKRATDVMIAGKVAVVAGYGEVGKGSAQALRGLQAQVWVTEIDPICALQAAMEGYRVVTMDYAADKADIFVTATGNYRVITLEHMKRMKHNAIVCNIGHFDNEIEIAELKQYKWENIKPQVDHIIFPDNKRIILLAEGRLVNLGCGTGHPSYVMSSSFANQVLAQVEIFANQGKYKPGVYMLPRHLDEKVARLQLQKLGAMLTDLTDDQAKYIGVAKSGPYKSDHYRY is encoded by the coding sequence ATGAGGGTCGTCACGGACAAGAAGTTCACGGACTACAAGGTCGCCGACATCGCGCTGGCGGACTGGGGCCGCAAGGAAATCGCCATCGCCGAGACCGAGATGCCCGGTCTGATGGCCATCCGCGACGAGTTCGCCAAGACGCAGCCCCTCAAGGGCGCGCGCATCGCGGGCTCGCTGCACATGACCATCCAGACCGCGGTGCTCATCCAGACGCTGGAGGCCATTGGCGCGGAAGTCCGCTGGGCCTCCTGCAACATCTTCTCCACGCAGGACCACGCCGCGTCGGCCATCGCCGCGAGCGGCACGCCGGTGTTCGCCTACAAGGGCGAGACGCTCGAGGAGTACTGGGACTACACCCACCGCATCTTCGAGTGGGCGGACGGTGGCGCCCCCAACATGATCCTCGATGACGGCGGCGACGCCACGCTGCTGGTCCACCTGGGCGCGCAGGCCGAGAAGGATCCCTCGGTGCTGACAAACCCCAGCAGCGAGGAGGAGACGGTGCTCTTCGCCGCCATCAAGAAGCGCCTGGAGACCAAGCCGGGCTGGTACTCGAAGGTGGCCCAGAGCATCCTCGGCGTCACCGAGGAGACCACCACGGGCGTCCACCGCCTCTACCAGATGGCGAAGGAAGGCCGCCTGAAGTTCCCGGCCATCAACGTCAACGACTCGGTCACCAAGTCCAAGTTCGACAACGTCTATGGCTGCCGCGAGTCCCTGGTGGACGGCATCAAGCGCGCCACGGACGTGATGATCGCCGGCAAGGTGGCCGTGGTGGCCGGCTACGGCGAGGTGGGCAAGGGCTCGGCGCAGGCGCTGCGCGGCCTCCAGGCCCAGGTGTGGGTCACCGAGATCGATCCCATCTGCGCGCTCCAGGCGGCGATGGAGGGCTACCGCGTCGTCACCATGGACTACGCGGCGGACAAGGCCGACATCTTCGTCACGGCCACCGGCAACTACCGCGTCATCACCCTCGAGCACATGAAGCGGATGAAGCACAACGCCATCGTGTGCAACATCGGCCACTTCGACAACGAGATCGAAATCGCCGAGCTCAAGCAATACAAGTGGGAGAACATCAAGCCGCAGGTCGACCACATCATCTTCCCGGACAACAAGCGCATCATCCTGCTGGCCGAAGGGCGGTTGGTGAACCTGGGCTGCGGCACCGGCCACCCCAGCTACGTGATGAGCTCGTCCTTCGCCAACCAGGTGCTGGCGCAGGTGGAGATCTTCGCCAACCAGGGCAAGTACAAGCCGGGCGTGTACATGCTGCCGCGGCACCTGGATGAGAAGGTGGCCCGCCTGCAGCTCCAGAAGCTCGGCGCGATGCTGACCGACCTCACCGACGACCAGGCCAAGTACATCGGCGTGGCCAAGAGCGGCCCGTACAAGAGCGACCACTACCGGTACTAG